From a region of the Burkholderia sp. PAMC 26561 genome:
- a CDS encoding efflux RND transporter periplasmic adaptor subunit encodes MTPSEQSIESPKPGKHPRLLRIVVVVVILALIAVVVVHLLRAKKAPRPTPPQVVSVATASTGSMPEVLSELGTVTPTATVTVLPQLSGYLTAVGYHEGQDVQKGQFLAQIDPRQYEIDKQQAEATLAKDRAALAQARADLVRFTQLNERKSIAEQTFADQQFLVQQDEAAVKVDLANIAQFDLDLAYCHITAPVSGRVGLRLVDPGNYVTASSSPGIVVITTMKPTTVQFTVPQDSLANVLQRMNGGARLPVTAYSSDNSREIATGTLYAVSNQMATSTGTVTLRATFPNDDEALFPSEFVNVKLLVDTLQNAVLVPTPAVQSGAPGDYVYLVNANNTVSVHKVALGPSDGKNTVITSGLAAGNIVVTDGTDRLSDGAKIQAAAAKPASGVATGEPPASGAQAQHRHAQAGASGAAAASAQAAS; translated from the coding sequence ATGACGCCATCCGAACAAAGTATTGAATCCCCGAAGCCAGGCAAGCACCCGCGTTTGCTGCGAATAGTCGTTGTAGTTGTAATCCTTGCGCTGATCGCGGTCGTTGTCGTGCACTTGCTCCGCGCCAAAAAGGCCCCTCGTCCTACGCCGCCGCAAGTGGTCAGCGTGGCCACGGCGAGCACGGGTTCGATGCCTGAGGTCCTCAGCGAACTCGGCACGGTGACGCCTACCGCGACGGTCACGGTGCTGCCGCAACTGAGCGGCTACCTGACCGCTGTCGGATATCACGAAGGCCAGGACGTGCAGAAAGGCCAGTTCCTCGCGCAGATCGACCCGCGCCAGTACGAAATCGACAAACAACAAGCCGAGGCGACGCTGGCCAAAGACCGCGCCGCCCTGGCGCAGGCACGCGCCGACCTCGTCCGCTTCACGCAGCTCAACGAACGCAAGTCGATTGCCGAGCAGACTTTTGCCGACCAGCAGTTCCTCGTGCAGCAGGACGAAGCGGCGGTCAAGGTCGACCTTGCCAACATCGCGCAATTCGATCTCGATCTGGCGTATTGCCACATCACCGCACCGGTCTCCGGGCGCGTCGGCCTGCGTCTGGTCGACCCGGGGAATTACGTCACGGCGTCATCGTCGCCGGGGATCGTCGTGATCACCACCATGAAACCCACCACGGTTCAGTTCACAGTGCCGCAGGATTCCCTCGCGAACGTGCTGCAACGCATGAACGGCGGCGCACGCCTGCCGGTCACCGCCTACAGCAGCGACAACTCGCGGGAGATCGCAACCGGAACCCTGTATGCGGTCAGCAACCAGATGGCGACGAGCACGGGCACCGTGACGTTGAGAGCGACCTTCCCCAATGACGATGAAGCGCTGTTCCCAAGCGAGTTCGTCAACGTCAAATTGCTGGTCGATACACTGCAGAACGCCGTGCTGGTGCCCACGCCGGCAGTGCAAAGCGGCGCGCCGGGCGACTACGTGTATCTGGTGAACGCCAACAACACGGTGTCGGTTCACAAGGTCGCGCTCGGCCCGAGCGACGGCAAGAACACGGTGATCACGTCAGGTCTTGCAGCGGGCAATATCGTGGTGACGGACGGCACTGATCGTCTGAGCGATGGCGCAAAGATTCAGGCGGCTGCGGCAAAGCCCGCTTCGGGCGTCGCGACCGGTGAGCCCCCTGCAAGCGGCGCGCAAGCTCAGCATAGACACGCCCAAGCCGGCGCGTCTGGCGCGGCCGCTGCCTCCGCGCAAGCTGCTTCGTAG
- a CDS encoding SDR family oxidoreductase, producing the protein MDTVSQTPLILITGGGRGVGAATARLAAAQGYDVAISFVSNESAALAVAADVEALGRRALPVRADSADPEQVVQLFAAIDREFGRIDVLVNNAAIIAQQSRLEDLGFERMQRVFAVNSIGPILCAQQAVKRMSYRHNGRGGSVINISSASARLGSPNEYVDYAASKGAVETFTIGFAKEVARDGIRVNCVRPGHIYTEMHASGGEPGRVDRVKESIPMGRGGQPEEVARAILWLASAEASFITGTFLDVTGGK; encoded by the coding sequence ATGGATACAGTCTCGCAGACACCGCTGATTCTGATAACGGGCGGAGGCCGTGGCGTAGGCGCGGCGACTGCGCGTCTTGCGGCCGCACAAGGCTACGACGTAGCGATAAGTTTCGTCTCCAACGAGTCCGCCGCCCTTGCGGTGGCGGCTGACGTGGAAGCGCTGGGGCGCCGGGCGTTGCCCGTGCGCGCGGACAGCGCAGACCCGGAACAGGTCGTTCAGCTATTCGCCGCGATCGACCGGGAGTTCGGCCGGATCGATGTACTGGTGAACAACGCCGCCATCATCGCGCAGCAATCCCGCCTGGAGGACCTCGGTTTCGAGCGGATGCAGCGGGTCTTCGCAGTCAACTCGATCGGCCCGATTCTCTGTGCCCAGCAAGCGGTGAAGCGCATGTCCTATCGTCACAACGGACGGGGGGGCTCCGTGATCAACATCTCGTCGGCATCGGCCCGGCTCGGTAGCCCGAATGAATATGTCGACTACGCTGCATCGAAGGGCGCCGTCGAGACATTCACTATCGGATTTGCAAAGGAAGTCGCACGCGATGGAATACGCGTCAACTGCGTTCGCCCCGGGCACATCTACACCGAAATGCATGCCAGCGGCGGCGAGCCGGGACGGGTGGATCGTGTCAAGGAGTCGATCCCGATGGGAAGAGGCGGTCAGCCGGAAGAGGTCGCGCGCGCGATCCTGTGGCTGGCAAGCGCAGAGGCTTCCTTCATCACCGGCACGTTCCTCGATGTCACTGGCGGCAAGTGA
- a CDS encoding autotransporter family protein, with amino-acid sequence MIDNGSLVFNRSDAATFSGAISGTGSVGQAGAGATTLTANNTYTGGTTIAAGTLQLGDGGTSGSIVGDVNNNGSLVFNRSDATTFSGAVSGAGSVTQAGAGTTTLTSSNTYTGGTTIAAGTLQLGNGGTSGSIVGDVNDNGTLVFNRSDATTFSGAVSGTGSLAQAGTGTTTLTANNTYTGGTTIAAGTLQLGDGGTSGSILGDVNDNGSLVFNRSDAMTFPGAISGTGSVTQAGAGTTTLTANNTYTGGTAIAAGTLQLGDGGTSGGIVGDVANNGSLVFNRSDAVAFAGAISGTGSVTQAGPGTTLFTADNPYSGGTTVAAGTLAVGDAQHLGAALSGDGSVNVASAGTLGGYGSVTGNVTNNGTIAVADALPAFASSGNGAFTINGTFTNAGLAAVGGAAVGNRLNVTGNYIGANGTIALNTVVAGDNAASDRLVISGPASTATGTSALKINNVGGAGAGTLANGIQVIEANNGATTDLSAFRLASPVKAGAYSYYLAKGGVSDGTAQNWYLRNTIAPAPVAPAPPTTPAPPGTPAPPSTAPLPVNPSLPVSAANPLAPADTPIAAPGTPPTLLAALSQAAATPATAAAPAAPVYRPEAPVYAAIPMVARQIGIEQIGTFHDRQGEQSLLDESGTLPAAWGRVWGGHTTQSQDGALNPEFSGSIYGAQAGHDIYADSTPGGHRNHYGFFVGFTRATGDVNGYALATPNLDVGHLAVNGYSLGGYWTHIGPGGWYTDAVLMGTSLTIDPMSHDGVGVSTHGHALSGSLEAGLPIPIAYGLEVEPQAQIIWQNLSINDLNDGVSTVSFKHGNTFLGRLGVRLQGTYTNAIATWQPYLRVSVLRNFGAGDDVSFAGTTTLPGSVGQTAGQVGAGLVTKVSKSASAYATLSYLTNLGGSHQRTIEGNAGVRWSW; translated from the coding sequence GTGATTGACAACGGATCGCTCGTCTTCAACCGCTCCGATGCCGCTACGTTTTCCGGCGCGATCTCCGGTACAGGGTCGGTCGGGCAGGCAGGCGCCGGCGCTACGACGCTTACTGCGAACAACACGTACACGGGCGGCACGACCATCGCTGCAGGCACGCTTCAACTCGGCGATGGCGGTACATCGGGAAGCATTGTCGGCGATGTGAACAACAACGGATCGCTCGTCTTCAATCGCTCGGATGCCACGACGTTTTCCGGCGCGGTCTCCGGTGCAGGTTCGGTCACACAGGCAGGCGCGGGCACCACAACGCTTACGTCGAGCAACACTTATACCGGTGGCACGACCATCGCTGCAGGCACGCTTCAACTTGGCAATGGCGGTACATCGGGGAGCATTGTCGGCGATGTGAATGACAACGGAACGCTCGTCTTCAATCGCTCCGATGCCACGACATTTTCCGGCGCAGTCTCCGGCACCGGTTCGCTCGCGCAAGCAGGCACGGGCACAACGACGCTTACGGCAAACAACACGTACACGGGCGGAACGACCATCGCTGCAGGTACGCTTCAACTCGGCGATGGCGGCACGTCGGGAAGCATTCTCGGCGATGTGAATGACAACGGATCGCTCGTCTTCAATCGCTCCGATGCCATGACGTTTCCCGGCGCCATCTCTGGCACAGGTTCGGTCACACAAGCAGGCGCGGGCACAACGACGCTCACCGCGAACAACACGTACACGGGTGGTACGGCCATCGCCGCAGGCACGCTACAACTGGGCGATGGCGGTACATCAGGCGGCATCGTAGGCGATGTAGCCAACAACGGATCACTCGTCTTCAACCGCTCCGATGCAGTGGCATTTGCGGGCGCGATCTCGGGCACGGGTTCGGTCACGCAGGCCGGCCCCGGCACCACCCTGTTCACCGCCGACAATCCGTACAGCGGCGGCACCACGGTCGCGGCGGGAACGCTTGCCGTCGGTGACGCGCAACACCTTGGCGCAGCGCTTTCCGGCGATGGCAGCGTGAACGTGGCGAGCGCGGGCACGCTCGGAGGCTACGGCAGCGTCACGGGCAATGTGACGAACAACGGTACGATCGCCGTGGCCGATGCACTCCCCGCTTTCGCCAGCTCAGGCAACGGCGCGTTCACCATTAACGGAACCTTCACCAACGCAGGGCTGGCCGCCGTGGGCGGCGCGGCCGTCGGCAACCGGTTGAACGTGACGGGCAACTACATTGGGGCGAACGGCACGATTGCGCTGAACACGGTGGTGGCGGGCGACAATGCCGCATCCGACAGACTGGTGATCAGCGGACCGGCATCGACTGCGACGGGAACATCGGCGCTCAAGATCAACAACGTTGGAGGCGCTGGCGCGGGGACACTCGCCAACGGCATCCAGGTAATCGAAGCGAACAACGGAGCCACCACTGACCTGAGCGCGTTTCGCCTTGCCAGTCCGGTGAAAGCGGGCGCGTATTCGTACTACCTTGCGAAAGGTGGCGTCTCGGACGGCACCGCGCAAAACTGGTATCTGCGTAATACGATTGCGCCCGCTCCGGTAGCGCCTGCGCCCCCCACCACACCCGCGCCCCCCGGCACCCCCGCACCACCTTCCACTGCGCCGTTGCCGGTGAATCCGTCGCTGCCAGTATCCGCCGCCAACCCGCTTGCGCCCGCCGATACCCCCATCGCCGCGCCCGGGACTCCGCCAACGCTGCTCGCGGCGCTCAGTCAGGCAGCTGCGACGCCGGCCACCGCCGCAGCCCCGGCTGCGCCGGTGTACAGGCCTGAAGCGCCAGTGTATGCGGCGATTCCCATGGTCGCGCGGCAGATCGGCATTGAACAGATCGGTACCTTCCACGATCGTCAGGGCGAACAGTCCCTGCTCGACGAGAGCGGCACATTGCCGGCGGCGTGGGGCCGCGTGTGGGGTGGTCACACGACGCAAAGCCAGGACGGCGCATTGAATCCGGAGTTTTCCGGGTCCATTTATGGCGCGCAAGCCGGACACGATATCTACGCAGATTCGACGCCGGGCGGGCATCGCAATCACTACGGGTTTTTCGTCGGCTTCACGCGCGCAACGGGCGATGTCAACGGTTACGCACTCGCGACACCCAACCTCGATGTCGGCCATCTCGCGGTCAACGGTTACAGCCTTGGGGGGTACTGGACGCATATCGGACCCGGCGGCTGGTACACCGACGCGGTGTTGATGGGCACATCGCTCACCATTGATCCGATGTCCCACGATGGCGTCGGTGTGAGCACGCATGGCCACGCGCTCAGCGGTTCACTGGAAGCCGGTTTGCCGATTCCGATTGCGTACGGTCTGGAAGTCGAGCCGCAGGCACAGATCATCTGGCAGAACCTCTCCATCAACGATCTGAACGACGGCGTCTCGACGGTCTCGTTCAAGCACGGCAACACGTTTCTCGGGCGGCTTGGCGTACGGCTGCAAGGGACTTACACCAACGCCATTGCCACGTGGCAACCGTATTTGCGTGTATCGGTATTGCGGAATTTTGGTGCAGGCGACGATGTGAGCTTCGCCGGCACGACGACGTTGCCAGGATCCGTGGGGCAGACTGCAGGTCAGGTTGGTGCAGGACTGGTCACGAAGGTGAGCAAGTCTGCCAGCGCTTACGCGACGCTCAGTTACCTGACCAACCTCGGCGGTTCGCATCAACGCACGATCGAGGGTAATGCCGGCGTTCGCTGGTCCTGGTAA
- a CDS encoding autotransporter-associated beta strand repeat-containing protein: MSTGAHSRVSATWLAVLANIALLPLPVFANCTASGTATSCDTSAPSPWQTTIGTGPTAATGSSVLVGPNAQVILGDATAIALADNANITVQSGALVQNSARTSGGTYGTGGNTIDFRNNGTLTVQQGGSVISAGTQGSAEAANPEGAGNTIVNNGTIRGINSAAIWFQNTSGLNTVINNATGVIQAPSNVIGSSGNGAVDFTNRGQVIGNLIFAGGNDTLRLYTGSSISGNFNGGGGNNTIFLSGEGTATLPGNMVNFSSLIKNDTGFWTLSGTVTGVTIADVQQGTLALTGNNTNYTGKVLVEPAGILQARAQSLPPGVTDNGLVRFAQPDDGTYAGSLSGTGAVEKTGAGVLTLAPAVAGGNTYSGGTTITQGTVAIGADNALGAANGGITFNGGTLRFNQSVDLAGTRPVSINAPGGTIDTQGFSSTVAQGISGPGALTKAGSGTLAMTGANTYAGGTTIAAGTLQLGAGGLAGASRVM; encoded by the coding sequence TTGTCTACCGGGGCACATTCGCGGGTGTCCGCTACGTGGCTTGCGGTCTTGGCCAACATCGCGCTGCTGCCGTTGCCGGTCTTTGCAAATTGCACCGCATCAGGAACGGCTACGAGTTGTGACACCAGCGCGCCTTCGCCGTGGCAGACCACGATCGGCACAGGCCCCACTGCCGCCACCGGTTCGTCAGTTCTGGTCGGGCCGAATGCGCAGGTCATTCTCGGAGACGCAACAGCAATTGCGCTCGCCGACAATGCGAACATAACCGTGCAATCAGGTGCGCTGGTGCAAAACAGCGCGCGGACCTCCGGAGGCACTTATGGAACGGGCGGCAACACAATCGATTTCCGCAACAACGGCACGTTGACCGTTCAGCAAGGCGGGTCGGTTATATCGGCGGGTACACAGGGATCGGCTGAGGCGGCGAATCCGGAAGGCGCCGGCAATACGATCGTCAATAACGGGACAATACGCGGGATCAATTCGGCCGCTATCTGGTTTCAGAATACCAGCGGGCTGAATACGGTAATCAATAACGCCACCGGGGTAATCCAGGCCCCGAGTAACGTGATAGGCAGTTCCGGCAATGGCGCGGTCGATTTCACAAATCGCGGCCAAGTGATCGGCAACCTGATTTTCGCAGGCGGCAACGACACATTGCGCCTTTACACGGGTTCCAGCATCAGCGGCAACTTCAATGGCGGCGGCGGCAACAACACAATTTTCCTGAGCGGGGAAGGGACCGCGACCTTACCCGGCAACATGGTGAACTTCTCTTCGCTGATCAAGAACGACACCGGGTTCTGGACGCTGAGCGGCACGGTGACGGGCGTGACGATCGCGGATGTCCAGCAAGGCACGCTTGCACTCACCGGCAACAACACGAACTACACGGGGAAAGTGCTGGTCGAACCGGCCGGCATTCTGCAGGCTCGCGCGCAGAGCTTGCCACCAGGCGTGACGGACAACGGGCTCGTCCGTTTCGCCCAACCCGACGACGGCACGTATGCCGGCAGTCTGAGCGGCACCGGCGCCGTCGAGAAGACGGGGGCCGGCGTGTTGACCCTCGCGCCAGCCGTGGCGGGCGGAAACACCTACTCCGGGGGCACTACGATCACTCAGGGCACCGTTGCCATCGGGGCGGACAATGCGCTCGGTGCCGCCAACGGCGGCATCACCTTCAACGGCGGCACGCTGCGGTTCAACCAAAGCGTGGACCTTGCGGGAACGCGGCCGGTCTCGATCAATGCGCCGGGTGGAACTATCGATACGCAGGGATTTTCATCGACAGTCGCGCAAGGCATTTCAGGACCGGGGGCGTTGACCAAGGCCGGGAGCGGCACGCTCGCAATGACCGGTGCTAACACCTATGCGGGAGGAACGACGATCGCGGCCGGGACGCTCCAACTCGGGGCTGGGGGACTAGCGGGAGCATCGAGGGTGATGTGA
- a CDS encoding peptidyl-alpha-hydroxyglycine alpha-amidating lyase family protein has product MSQYHSMSCPCCAIEERGLDRRGFIRLAGGAAAALALMPLSARAQEQTVPSIAFDSIPNPVHLPRDVFFGECSGVALNSHGHIFVLSRGNTTGPAYAAAAAQLLEFAPNGKFIREIGHNLYAWSFAHSVKVDRQDNIWVTDKGSDMVIKFTPEGRVAMVFGRKQEAADEETGPLKHPNPPLPSEPGRFRQVTDVAWDDAGNTYISDGYINSRVAKVDRDGNWLKSWGERGTGPGQFHTPHSIALDAEGLVYVADRSNRRIQVFDGEGNFQRQFTIDVPVPPGARAAIGYAPDEAAIAAGTFAPGSPWAICISPGPNQVLYSADAFPGRIYKMTLEGKLLGVLGESGKQLKQFGWIHQMACPSENTLFVAELLNWRVQKLVLHA; this is encoded by the coding sequence ATGAGCCAATATCACTCGATGTCCTGCCCATGCTGCGCAATTGAAGAGCGCGGTCTTGATCGACGAGGGTTTATCCGGCTGGCGGGTGGCGCCGCCGCGGCGCTGGCGCTCATGCCGCTTTCGGCCCGCGCGCAGGAACAGACAGTCCCGAGCATTGCTTTCGATTCCATTCCGAACCCCGTGCATCTTCCCCGCGATGTTTTCTTCGGTGAATGTTCCGGCGTCGCGCTGAATTCGCATGGCCACATCTTCGTGCTGTCGCGCGGCAATACCACGGGACCCGCTTACGCCGCAGCGGCCGCGCAACTGCTCGAATTTGCGCCGAACGGAAAGTTCATCCGCGAGATCGGCCATAACCTCTATGCGTGGTCGTTCGCCCATAGCGTGAAGGTCGACAGACAGGACAACATCTGGGTGACCGACAAAGGCTCGGACATGGTCATCAAATTCACGCCGGAAGGCCGTGTTGCGATGGTGTTCGGGCGCAAGCAGGAAGCCGCCGACGAAGAAACCGGTCCGCTCAAGCATCCGAACCCGCCGCTGCCGTCAGAGCCGGGCCGCTTTCGCCAGGTTACCGATGTCGCCTGGGACGACGCCGGCAACACCTATATCAGCGATGGCTATATCAACTCGCGCGTCGCCAAGGTCGATCGCGATGGCAACTGGCTCAAGTCGTGGGGCGAACGCGGTACGGGTCCGGGTCAGTTCCACACGCCGCACAGCATCGCGCTCGATGCCGAAGGCCTCGTGTACGTTGCGGATCGCAGCAACCGCCGCATTCAGGTCTTCGACGGCGAAGGCAATTTCCAGCGGCAATTCACCATCGATGTCCCCGTCCCGCCTGGCGCCCGCGCGGCGATAGGCTATGCGCCGGATGAAGCGGCCATTGCGGCCGGGACGTTTGCGCCGGGCTCGCCGTGGGCGATTTGCATATCGCCGGGACCGAATCAGGTTTTATACAGCGCGGACGCTTTCCCGGGGCGCATCTACAAGATGACACTCGAAGGCAAATTGCTCGGCGTGCTCGGCGAGTCCGGCAAGCAGCTCAAACAGTTTGGATGGATTCACCAGATGGCGTGTCCGTCGGAGAACACGCTCTTTGTGGCCGAGCTGCTGAACTGGCGCGTGCAGAAACTGGTTTTGCATGCGTGA